In Apium graveolens cultivar Ventura chromosome 10, ASM990537v1, whole genome shotgun sequence, the following are encoded in one genomic region:
- the LOC141692099 gene encoding exopolygalacturonase-like: MAASSMVILVAVFQLVLMLSCSCGTAQGASSARFFDVTSYGAVANGKAENSKQFLRAWDDACQWNGNSVMHIPKGIFRLSTVDFIGPCRGFTAVRIVGDLKASPGVSSDTWISFQYVDRLLVGGGGTVDGQGASVWSKTGQPRAISMVFNFVKFVEISNLNFINSKSVHLKLFSSQKVIMSGIKITAPENSPNTDGICIAESQDIKLLHSSIASGDDCVSMLSGTENVEIADVTCGPGHGISVGSLGQNLGDQSNSGVTGLHVRNCTFIGTQNGVRIKTWAPSVPGLVSNFMFEDLHMKNADNPIIIDQHYCPSRNCNNKAQSSIEIKNVTFRNIWGESSTPIALNIQCSSKVPCSEFKLQNINLAYNGRGGVAKSDCLNVHGQSYGQTHPTGCL, translated from the exons ATGGCTGCATCATCAATGGTGATTCTTGTGGCAGTTTTTCAACTTGTTCTCATGTTGAGTTGCTCTTGTGGTACTGCTCAAGGTGCCTCCAGTGCTCGTTTTTTCGATGTTACAAGCTACGGTGCTGTGGCCAATGGAAAGGCCGAGAACTCTAAG CAATTTTTAAGAGCATGGGATGATGCATGCCAATGGAATGGCAACAGTGTGATGCATATACCAAAGGGAATATTCAGGCTCAGTACTGTTGATTTTATCGGACCGTGCAGAGGTTTCACTGCGGTGAGGATTGTTGGTGATCTCAAGGCTTCACCTGGTGTTTCGTCGGATACTTGGATTAGTTTTCAGTACGTTGATCGGTTGCTGGTAGGAGGAGGTGGTACTGTGGATGGTCAAGGTGCTTCTGTTTGGAGTAAAACCGGCCAGCCTCGTGCTATT TCAATGGTTTTCAATTTTGTCAAATTTGTGGAGATCAGCAACTTGAATTTCATAAACAGCAAAAGTGTTCACTTGAAACTATTTAGTAGCCAGAAAGTTATAATGAGTGGAATCAAAATTACAGCTCCAGAGAACAGTCCAAATACAGATGGCATATGTATAGCCGAATCTCAAGACATCAAACTCCTGCACAGCAGCATAGCCTCGGGCGACGATTGTGTGTCCATGCTTAGTGGCACTGAAAATGTGGAAATTGCAGATGTTACTTGTGGACCTGGCCATGGCATTAGTGTTGGTAGCCTTGGACAGAACCTCGGAGATCAAAGTAACAGCGGTGTCACTGGATTGCATGTCAGAAACTGTACTTTTATCGGTACTCAAAATGGCGTGAGGATCAAAACATGGGCACCATCTGTCCCTGGCTTAGTCAGTAATTTCATGTTTGAGGATCTCCACATGAAGAATGCTGATAATCCAATCATCATTGATCAACATTATTGCCCTAGTCGCAATTGTAACAACAAG GCACAGTCGTCGATTGAAATCAAGAACGTGACCTTCCGAAACATATGGGGGGAATCGAGTACTCCAATAGCTTTAAACATCCAATGCAGCAGCAAAGTGCCATGTTCAGAGTTTAAGCTGCAGAATATAAACCTGGCTTACAATGGAAGAGGAGGAGTAGCAAAATCAGATTGTTTGAATGTCCATGGTCAATCCTATGGTCAAACACACCCTACAGGTTGTCTTTAA